A genome region from Nocardiopsis exhalans includes the following:
- a CDS encoding leucyl aminopeptidase — MPFATEIHPVPGTLAESTADLLVLPVLTGEEGPEAVEGVADGGLTQVLPSQLADLFAHYALTGKPGELAQFPVSRDGGLVRLALLGVGSGSPDDLRKAGAALSRAARGKERIALAWPGSDDAAAAAFAEGALLASYTFTLKSAEAPADQRPAPVIDVVGDPAALIEPLALGSTLATATALARDLINTPSLTKDPEWMAARAREAAEDSGLTVRVWDEKDLENEGFGAILAVGQGSSRPPRLVQLSYTPENPTGHVVLVGKGITFDTGGLSLKPNDNMKLMKTDMSGSAIVLAVLSALASVGANVRVTGLLALAENAFSGDATRIGDVLTTYTGKTVEVLNSDAEGRLVLADAMGYASTELAPDVLVDVATLTGAAKLALGTGIGALYSTDDSVAAEIEAAGEEAGEPLWRMPLTEDYVPTTKSRVADLANIGTRGKDFGPAGATDAALFLREFTGDLPWAHLDIAGPGRSMQESGLLTKGGTAFATRTLLRWLARK; from the coding sequence GTGCCATTCGCCACGGAGATCCACCCCGTACCGGGGACCCTCGCCGAATCCACCGCGGACCTGCTGGTCCTCCCCGTACTCACGGGCGAGGAAGGCCCCGAGGCGGTCGAAGGGGTCGCCGACGGCGGACTGACACAGGTCCTTCCCTCCCAGCTCGCGGACCTGTTCGCGCACTACGCGCTCACCGGCAAGCCCGGTGAGCTCGCCCAGTTCCCGGTGTCCCGGGACGGGGGCCTGGTCCGCCTGGCCCTTCTCGGAGTCGGTTCGGGCAGCCCCGACGACCTCCGGAAGGCGGGCGCCGCCCTCTCCCGGGCCGCACGGGGCAAGGAGCGTATCGCCCTCGCCTGGCCCGGTTCGGACGACGCGGCGGCCGCGGCCTTCGCCGAGGGCGCCCTGCTCGCCTCCTACACCTTCACGCTCAAGAGCGCCGAGGCCCCGGCGGACCAGCGGCCCGCACCCGTCATCGACGTCGTCGGCGACCCCGCGGCCCTGATCGAACCCCTCGCCCTGGGCAGCACCCTGGCCACGGCCACCGCCCTGGCCCGGGACCTGATCAACACCCCCTCGTTGACCAAGGACCCGGAGTGGATGGCCGCCCGGGCGCGTGAGGCGGCCGAGGACTCCGGCCTGACCGTGCGCGTGTGGGACGAGAAGGACCTGGAGAACGAGGGCTTCGGTGCGATCCTCGCGGTCGGCCAGGGCTCGTCCCGGCCGCCGCGGCTGGTCCAGCTGTCCTACACCCCGGAGAACCCCACCGGGCACGTCGTGCTGGTCGGCAAGGGCATCACCTTCGACACCGGTGGTCTCTCGCTCAAGCCCAACGACAACATGAAGCTCATGAAGACCGACATGAGCGGCTCGGCCATCGTGCTGGCCGTCCTGTCGGCCCTGGCCTCCGTGGGAGCGAACGTCAGGGTCACCGGCCTGCTCGCGCTGGCGGAGAACGCCTTCTCGGGTGACGCCACCCGTATCGGCGACGTCCTGACCACCTACACCGGCAAGACCGTCGAGGTGCTCAACTCCGACGCCGAGGGCCGCCTGGTCCTGGCCGACGCCATGGGCTACGCCAGCACCGAGCTCGCCCCGGACGTCCTGGTCGACGTCGCCACCCTGACCGGCGCCGCCAAGCTGGCCTTGGGCACCGGGATCGGCGCGCTCTACAGCACCGACGACTCCGTCGCGGCCGAGATCGAGGCCGCCGGCGAGGAGGCGGGCGAGCCGCTGTGGCGGATGCCGCTCACCGAGGACTACGTCCCCACCACCAAGTCCCGGGTGGCGGACCTGGCCAACATCGGCACCCGCGGCAAGGACTTCGGTCCGGCCGGGGCCACCGACGCGGCGCTGTTCCTGCGCGAGTTCACCGGCGACCTGCCCTGGGCCCACCTGGACATCGCCGGTCCGGGCCGGTCCATGCAGGAGAGCGGCCTGCTCACCAAGGGCGGTACCGCCTTCGCCACCCGAACCCTGCTGCGCTGGCTCGCCCGGAAGTAG
- a CDS encoding DUF3117 domain-containing protein, with protein MAAMKPRTSDGPMEVTKEGRGIIMRVPLEGGGRLVVELTPDEATELRDALQGVVG; from the coding sequence ATGGCGGCGATGAAGCCGAGGACCAGCGATGGGCCGATGGAGGTCACCAAGGAGGGTCGCGGCATCATCATGCGGGTCCCGCTCGAGGGCGGCGGCCGTCTCGTTGTGGAGCTCACTCCGGACGAGGCGACCGAGCTCCGGGACGCGCTCCAGGGCGTCGTCGGATAA
- a CDS encoding TIGR00730 family Rossman fold protein: MTEEEDVRRAGPLTYRGRAIPDTTTDQRLLDRRGPSDWVHTDPWRVLRIQSEFVEGFGLLSELPSAVSVFGSARIKPGTEYYELGVEVGAKLAAAGYATITGGGPGMMEAANKGAQQAGGLSVGLGIELPFEQSLNPYIDMGMTFRYFFVRKTMFVKYSQAFVVLPGGFGTLDELFEAITLVQTKKITRFPVVLIGTEFWGGLREWVEASLLKHGLIADTDMELLHVTDDPDEAVRIVQQAHLHIENKFERSEPGPSS; this comes from the coding sequence ATGACGGAAGAAGAAGACGTGCGTCGCGCCGGACCGCTCACCTACCGTGGCCGCGCGATCCCCGACACCACGACCGACCAGCGGCTCCTCGACCGGCGAGGGCCCTCTGACTGGGTGCACACCGACCCCTGGCGGGTGCTGCGCATCCAGTCGGAGTTCGTGGAGGGCTTCGGGCTGCTGTCCGAGCTCCCCTCCGCGGTGAGCGTCTTCGGCTCGGCGCGGATCAAGCCCGGGACCGAGTACTACGAACTGGGCGTCGAGGTCGGCGCCAAGCTCGCCGCCGCCGGGTACGCCACCATCACCGGCGGCGGACCCGGGATGATGGAGGCCGCGAACAAGGGCGCTCAGCAGGCGGGCGGGCTGTCCGTGGGGCTCGGCATCGAGCTGCCGTTCGAGCAGTCGCTCAACCCCTACATCGACATGGGGATGACCTTCCGGTACTTCTTCGTCCGCAAGACGATGTTCGTGAAGTACTCGCAGGCCTTCGTGGTGCTTCCCGGCGGGTTCGGCACGCTCGACGAGCTGTTCGAGGCGATCACCCTGGTCCAGACCAAGAAGATCACCCGCTTCCCCGTGGTACTGATCGGCACCGAGTTCTGGGGTGGTCTGCGCGAGTGGGTGGAGGCGAGCCTGCTCAAGCACGGGCTGATCGCGGACACGGACATGGAGCTGCTCCACGTCACCGACGACCCGGACGAGGCCGTGCGCATCGTCCAGCAGGCGCACCTGCACATCGAGAACAAGTTCGAGCGCTCCGAGCCCGGCCCCTCCAGCTAG
- the dapE gene encoding succinyl-diaminopimelate desuccinylase: MLDLTSDVADLTAALVDTRSESGDEKALADAVESALSALPHLTVTRDGDAVVARTELGRDRRVVIAGHLDTVPIVENVPSHVDGDRLYGCGTSDMKAGVAVQLKLAALVAEPVHDVTYVFYDNEEVDAVRNGLLRLSRNHPEWLAGDFAILMEPTDGVIEGGCQGTMRVDVKAYGKRAHSARSWKGENAIHKAGAVLDVLRAYTPRQPEVEGLTFHEGLNAVFVEGGVAGNVIPDECVVRVNYRYAPDLTPADAEAHLREVFEGFEVEVTDSSAPARPGLDDPSAAAFVTAVGEGQARAKLGWTDVSRFSELGVPAVNYGPGDPMLAHTRDEYARIPQIREAEERMAAWLTGLR; encoded by the coding sequence ATGCTGGACCTGACCTCGGACGTGGCGGACCTGACCGCCGCCCTCGTGGACACCCGTTCCGAGAGCGGTGACGAGAAGGCCCTCGCCGACGCGGTCGAGAGCGCCCTGTCGGCACTGCCCCACCTGACCGTCACGCGCGACGGCGACGCCGTCGTGGCCCGCACGGAACTGGGCCGGGACCGCCGCGTGGTGATCGCCGGGCACCTCGACACCGTGCCGATCGTCGAGAACGTCCCCTCGCACGTGGACGGCGACCGCCTCTACGGCTGCGGCACCTCCGACATGAAGGCGGGCGTGGCCGTCCAGCTCAAGCTGGCCGCGCTGGTCGCCGAGCCGGTCCACGACGTCACCTACGTCTTCTACGACAACGAGGAGGTCGACGCCGTCCGCAACGGCCTCCTGCGCCTGAGCCGCAACCACCCGGAGTGGCTTGCCGGGGACTTCGCGATCCTGATGGAGCCAACGGACGGGGTGATCGAGGGCGGCTGCCAGGGCACGATGCGCGTGGACGTGAAGGCGTACGGCAAGCGCGCCCACAGCGCGCGCTCGTGGAAGGGCGAGAACGCCATCCACAAGGCGGGTGCCGTCCTGGACGTCCTGCGCGCCTACACGCCCCGCCAGCCTGAGGTGGAGGGCCTGACCTTCCACGAGGGCCTGAACGCGGTGTTCGTCGAGGGCGGCGTGGCCGGGAACGTCATTCCGGACGAGTGCGTGGTGCGGGTGAACTACCGCTACGCCCCGGACCTGACCCCGGCCGACGCCGAGGCCCACCTGCGCGAGGTGTTCGAGGGCTTCGAGGTCGAGGTCACCGACTCCTCCGCACCGGCCCGCCCCGGTCTGGACGACCCGTCCGCGGCGGCGTTCGTCACCGCGGTCGGGGAGGGCCAGGCTCGCGCCAAGTTGGGCTGGACCGACGTCTCGCGCTTCTCCGAACTGGGCGTGCCCGCGGTCAACTACGGCCCTGGCGACCCGATGCTCGCCCACACGCGCGACGAGTACGCGAGGATTCCGCAGATCCGCGAGGCCGAGGAGCGGATGGCTGCCTGGCTCACCGGCCTGCGCTGA
- a CDS encoding 2,3,4,5-tetrahydropyridine-2,6-dicarboxylate N-succinyltransferase — protein MTSSYTSPLPDQIDELWEQRSELTPGHTEAREIITGAIDQIDEGKARVAFVDPATDNVVVDERAKRSILLGFKVLDMKESQVGDFYHHDRMPLKTRFDGVRVVAGAIARWGSFLAPGVVLMPSFTNIGAYVGSGTMVDTWATVGSCAQVGENVHLSGGVGVGGVLEPPQASPVIIEDEAFLGSRSMVVEGARVRKGAKLGAGTILTSSTRVFDAETGAELPRGEAPAWSVCVTANRTKSFPGGDFGMPVLLVLKRLEEGQEHDKLALNDLLREHGVNA, from the coding sequence CGAACTGACCCCCGGCCACACCGAGGCGCGTGAGATCATCACCGGCGCCATCGACCAGATCGACGAGGGCAAGGCCCGTGTGGCCTTCGTCGACCCCGCCACGGACAACGTGGTGGTCGACGAGCGCGCCAAGCGCTCCATCCTCCTCGGCTTCAAGGTCCTGGACATGAAGGAGTCGCAGGTCGGCGACTTCTACCACCACGACCGCATGCCGCTGAAGACCCGCTTCGACGGTGTCCGCGTCGTCGCGGGCGCCATCGCCCGCTGGGGCTCCTTCCTGGCCCCGGGCGTCGTGCTCATGCCGTCCTTCACCAACATCGGCGCCTACGTCGGCTCCGGCACCATGGTCGACACCTGGGCCACCGTCGGTTCCTGCGCGCAGGTCGGCGAGAACGTCCACCTGTCCGGTGGCGTGGGCGTCGGTGGCGTCCTGGAGCCCCCGCAGGCCTCCCCGGTGATCATCGAGGACGAGGCCTTCCTCGGCTCGCGCAGCATGGTCGTCGAGGGCGCCCGCGTCCGCAAGGGCGCCAAGCTCGGTGCGGGCACCATCCTCACCTCGTCCACGCGCGTCTTCGACGCCGAGACCGGTGCGGAACTGCCCCGCGGCGAGGCCCCGGCCTGGTCGGTGTGCGTCACCGCCAACCGGACCAAGAGCTTCCCCGGCGGCGACTTCGGTATGCCGGTGCTGCTGGTGCTCAAGCGTCTGGAGGAGGGGCAGGAGCACGACAAGCTCGCCCTGAACGACCTCCTGCGCGAGCACGGCGTCAACGCGTAA